The following are encoded together in the Vigna angularis cultivar LongXiaoDou No.4 chromosome 9, ASM1680809v1, whole genome shotgun sequence genome:
- the LOC108318685 gene encoding receptor-like protein 35: MRRHTLLLLFLIPFYLINCGVNIFPANGYFLGHQCSVLLHLKSSLIFNPAVSKKLTLWNQNEDCCEWHGVTCNEGRVIALDLSEESISGGFVNSSILFNLQYLQSLNLAFNNLSSVIPSELYKLSDLRYLNLSNAGFEGQIPHEISQLRRLVTLDFSSSFTSSHRLKLEKPNLEMLLLPNLTNITELYLDGVSISVKGHEWSHALSSLHKLRVLSMSSCNLPGPIDSSLSKLQSLTVLNFSHNNMSSTVPESLAKLSKLVKLQLRNCVLNGSFPKDIFQIPTLAILDISDNEGLRGSLPNFRSRGSLYDMNLSNTNFSGLLPCEISNLKQLSRIDLSNCQFNGTLPSSISELTQLVYLDLSYNNFTGSLPSFNMSKNLTYLSLYHNHLTGVLSPNHFEVHKNLISIDLGFNFFSGKLPSSLLKLPCLRELKVPFNQFNGSLDEFVFASRLLEMLDLGNNNFHGTIPASIFHTTTLRLIQLNGNKLNGTIQLDMIRKLSNLTSLGLSGNNLSVDINYRDVHDLSNYPNLRILMLSSCKLRGIPSFLRNQSTLLRLDLADNEIEGSIPHWIWENEYLAHFNLSKNFLTSFEGSFWNLSSNLLLLDLSFNQLQGSIPFIPTLVNCLDYSNNRFNSVIPLDIGNRLPFINLLSFSNNSFQGQIPESFCNASSLHLLDLSHNNFVGTIPECFATMSSLRVLNFGANKLRGYIPNSVPTSCNLKLLDLNDNLLEGIIPKSLANCQNLQVLNLQKNSLTDRFPCFLSNISTLRIMDLGLNKLHGSIGCPRSSADWKMLHIVDLASNNFSGEIPGALLNSWKAMMRDDNGVSEFGHLFIDLYDHYDPKNFQDLLSSVDKSLLARIAKLFTNASRSILDQSSTESYNAVDISRLQNSITITNKGKQMELVRIQKIFTYLDMSSNNFEGPIPNELMQFKALNALNLSNNALSGHIPSSIGNLKNLESLDLSENSFDGLIPTELASLSFLAYLNLSFNELVGEIPKGTQIQSFDADSFEGNEELCGVPLIHSCSNDEGTSPETPNAHSHSESSIDWNILSAELGCIFGFGIFILPLIFSRRWKLWYSEHVDEMLHKIIPPLEFMYEHSGGNRYKTLRWKN, encoded by the coding sequence ATGAGGAGACACACTCTCTTGTTGCTTTTCTTGATACCATTTTACTTAATAAACTGTGGTGTCAACATTTTTCCAGCAAATGGTTATTTTCTTGGCCATCAGTGTTCTGTGTTGCTCCATTTAAAAAGTAGCCTTATATTTAACCCTGCAGTATCCAAAAAGCTTACTCTTTGGAACCAAAATGAAGATTGTTGTGAATGGCATGGAGTGACATGCAACGAGGGTCGTGTTATAGCCCTTGATCTCAGTGAAGAGTCTATCTCAGGAGGATTTGTTAATTCAAGCATTCTTTTCAACCTTCAATATCTACAAAGCTTGAATTTGGCTTTTAATAACTTAAGTTCAGTGATTCCTTCAGAACTGTACAAGTTAAGTGATTTGAGGTATTTGAACTTGTCTAATGCTGGATTTGAGGGGCAGATTCCACATGAGATTTCTCAACTCAGAAGGTTAGTTactcttgatttttcttcctcaTTTACCTCAAGCCACAGGCTAAAACTTGAGAAGCCAAATCTAGAAATGCTTTTACTACCAAACCTTACAAATATCACAGAATTGTATCTTGATGGTGTATCAATATCTGTCAAAGGTCATGAATGGTCCCATGCTTTATCTTCATTGCACAAGCTACGTGTTTTGAGCATGTCATCATGCAATCTCCCTGGACCTATTGATTCATCACTTTCTAAGCTTCAGTCACTCACTGTTCTAAACTTTAGCCACAATAATATGTCAAGCACAGTGCCGGAATCCCTTGCAAAATTGTCTAAGTTAGTCAAATTGCAGCTCAgaaattgtgttttgaatgGCTCATTTCCAAAAGATATCTTCCAAATTCCAACTTTGGCAATCCTTGACATATCAGACAATGAAGGTCTTAGGGGTTCTTTACCAAACTTCCGATCACGTGGTTCTCTTTATGACATGAATCTTAGCAATACAAATTTCTCAGGATTGCTTCCATGTGAGATTTCTAATCTGAAGCAGTTGTCTAGAATTGATTTATCTAACTGCCAATTTAATGGAACACTTCCAAGTTCAATCTCTGAACTCACCCAACTTGTTTATCTAGACTTGTCTTACAATAACTTCACAGGTTCACTCCCTTCTTTTAATATGTCCAAGAATCTCACATATTTATCCCTCTATCATAATCATTTGACTGGTGTGTTATCACCCAATCATTTTGAGGTTCATAAAAATCTTATCAGCATTGATTTAGGATTTAACTTTTTCAGTGGGAAACTCCCCTCATCTCTTCTTAAACTCCCATGTCTGAGAGAACTTAAAGTACCTTTTAATCAATTCAACGGTTCCTTGGATGAGTTTGTTTTTGCCTCCCGTTTATTAGAGATGCTTGATTTAGGTAACAACAACTTCCATGGTACAATTCCTGCCTCTATTTTTCACACTACAACACTTCGCCTTATCCAACTGAATGGAAATAAGCTCAATGGCACAATACAATTGGATATGATTCGAAAGCTTAGTAACTTAACTTCATTAGGTCTCTCAGGTAACAATTTGTCAGTTGATATAAACTATAGGGATGTTCATGACCTGTCAAACTATCCTAATCTCAGAATTCTGATGTTGTCATCTTGCAAGTTGAGAGGAATCCCCAGTTTCTTAAGAAATCAATCCACACTACTACGTCTTGATCTAGCTGACAACGAGATCGAGGGCTCAATACCACACTGGATCTGGGAAAATGAATATCTTGCTCACTTTAATCTTTCCAAAAATTTTCTGACAAGTTTTGAAGGAAGTTTCTGGAACCTTAGTTCAAACCTTTTGCTCTTGGATCTTAGTTTCAATCAACTACAAGGGTCTATTCCTTTCATTCCAACGTTAGTAAATTGCTTGGACTATTCAAACAATAGATTCAACTCTGTCATTCCACTGGACATTGGAAATCGTCTTCCTTTCATAAATTTGTTGTCTTTTTCAAACAACAGCTTTCAGGGACAAATCCCTGAATCCTTTTGCAATGCTTCAAGTCTTCACCTGCTAGATCTTTCCCACAATAACTTTGTTGGGACGATTCCCGAGTGTTTTGCTACGATGAGTAGTCTAAGAGTGTTGAATTTTGGTGCAAACAAACTCCGTGGCTATATTCCTAATTCAGTGCCAACTTCATGTAATCTAAAGTTGTTGGATCTAAATGACAACCTTTTGGAGGGTATCATCCCAAAATCTTTAGCTAATTGCCAAAATCTGCAAGTCCTAAACCTTCAAAAAAACTCATTAACTGACAGATTTCCATGCTTCTTAAGTAATATTTCCACCTTGAGAATTATGGATTTAGGGTTAAACAAACTTCATGGCTCAATTGGATGCCCGAGAAGCAGTGCTGATTGGAAAATGCTCCATATTGTTGATCTAGCCTCCAATAATTTCAGTGGTGAAATACCAGGAGCACTGCTAAACAGTTGGAAAGCAATGATGCGAGATGATAATGGTGTGTCCGAATTTGGCCACTTATTTATTGATCTCTATGATCACTACGACCCCAAGAATTTTCAGGATTTATTGTCAAGTGTGGACAAATCTCTATTAGCAAGAATAGCTAAACTTTTTACAAACGCCTCTCGCTCTATCCTTGACCAGTCATCCACTGAATCTTATAATGCAGTGGATATTTCTCGACTTCAGAATTCAATTACCATTACCAACAAAGGTAAGCAAATGGAGTTGGTCAGAATCCAAAAGATATTCACGTACTTGGATATGTCGAGCAACAATTTTGAGGGTCCAATACCAAATGAGCTAATGCAGTTCAAGGCCTTGAATGCTCTAAATTTGTCAAATAATGCCCTCTCCGGTCACATCCCATCATCTATTGGAAATTTGAAGAATCTTGAGTCTTTAGATTTGTCAGAAAATTCTTTTGATGGGCTAATTCCAACAGAGCTTGCAAGTCTATCTTTCCTTGCATATTTGAATCTCTCGTTTAATGAACTAGTGGGAGAAATTCCAAAGGGTACACAAATTCAATCCTTCGATGCAGATTCCTTTGAAGGGAACGAAGAGTTATGTGGAGTTCCTCTGATCCATAGTTGCAGCAATGATGAAGGGACATCACCTGAAACACCAAATGCTCATTCCCACAGTGAGAGTTCAATTGATTGGAATATTTTAAGTGCCGAGTTGGGATGTATTTTTGGCTTTGGAATTTTCATCCTCCCTCTTATTTTCTCGAGGAGATGGAAGTTATGGTATTCCGAACATGTAGATGAGATGCTCCACAAGATCATTCCCCCACTTGAATTTATGTATGAACACAGTGGAGGGAATAGATACAAAACTCTAAGGTGGAAGAACTGA